From the Kitasatospora viridis genome, one window contains:
- a CDS encoding beta-ketoacyl-ACP synthase III, with amino-acid sequence MTGSRIVALGHYQPPKVLTNDDLALVVDTDDEWIRSRVGIRQRHIAEGETLVDLATEAAQKALAASGRTAAEIDLVVVATCTAVERSPNTACAVAARLGISSPAAYDINTVCSGFSYALATADHAIRAGAARTALVIGAERMSDTIDWADRSTAVIFADGAGAAVVEAQPEGAEPGIGPVLWGSEPERSDAVVITGWKPVISQQGQSVFRWATTRIAPLARQACEKAGIEPSELKGFVAHQANLRIIDAIAGKLGAPDAVIARDVVDSGNTSAASIPLALSKLVERGELTTGDPVLLFGFGGGLAYAGQVVRCP; translated from the coding sequence ATGACCGGTTCCCGCATCGTAGCGCTCGGCCACTACCAGCCGCCGAAGGTGCTCACCAACGACGATCTCGCCCTCGTGGTGGACACCGACGACGAGTGGATCCGCAGCCGGGTGGGCATCCGACAGCGCCACATCGCCGAGGGCGAGACCCTCGTCGACCTCGCCACCGAGGCCGCGCAGAAGGCGCTGGCCGCCAGCGGGCGGACCGCCGCCGAGATCGACCTCGTGGTGGTCGCCACCTGCACCGCGGTGGAGCGCAGCCCGAACACCGCCTGCGCGGTGGCCGCCCGACTGGGCATCAGCTCGCCGGCCGCCTACGACATCAACACCGTCTGCTCCGGCTTCTCCTACGCGCTGGCCACCGCCGACCACGCGATCCGGGCCGGCGCGGCCCGGACGGCGCTGGTGATCGGCGCCGAGCGGATGAGCGACACCATCGACTGGGCGGACCGCTCGACCGCCGTGATCTTCGCCGACGGCGCGGGCGCGGCCGTGGTCGAGGCCCAGCCCGAGGGCGCCGAGCCGGGCATCGGCCCGGTGCTCTGGGGCTCCGAGCCGGAGCGGAGCGACGCCGTCGTCATCACCGGTTGGAAGCCGGTGATCTCCCAGCAGGGGCAGTCGGTCTTCCGCTGGGCCACCACCCGGATCGCGCCACTCGCCCGGCAGGCCTGCGAGAAGGCCGGAATCGAGCCGAGCGAGCTGAAGGGCTTCGTGGCGCACCAGGCCAACCTGCGGATCATCGACGCGATCGCCGGCAAGCTGGGCGCGCCGGACGCGGTGATCGCCCGGGACGTGGTGGATTCCGGCAACACCTCGGCGGCCTCGATCCCGCTGGCCCTGAGCAAGCTGGTCGAGCGCGGCGAGCTGACCACCGGCGACCCGGTGCTGCTCTTCGGCTTCGGCGGCGGGCTGGCCTACGCCGGCCAGGTGGTGCGCTGCCCCTGA
- a CDS encoding TetR family transcriptional regulator, producing MTGQVRTVDGRVAGRRGQETRQKLLDCLREMLSTSPYRDVKVIDVARMAGTSPATFYQYFPDVEGAVLEIAEEMAKDSVELKELIDGKSWAGKSGTTTSEELVDGFLAFWRKNDAILRVVTLGAAEGDKRFFKIRMTVLNSVAKPLTDAIKELQAKGQADKAQDAAATAGSLISLLASAAEHQKAFTSWGVKVKDLKPTLAPLVYLGITGKKPPK from the coding sequence ATGACAGGACAAGTTCGCACCGTCGACGGTCGCGTCGCCGGGCGACGCGGACAGGAGACGCGGCAGAAGCTGCTCGACTGCCTCCGCGAGATGCTCAGCACGTCGCCGTACCGGGACGTCAAGGTCATCGACGTCGCCCGTATGGCGGGTACCTCCCCCGCGACCTTCTACCAGTACTTCCCGGATGTCGAGGGCGCTGTCCTCGAGATCGCCGAGGAAATGGCCAAGGACAGCGTCGAGCTCAAAGAGCTGATCGACGGAAAGTCCTGGGCAGGAAAGTCCGGCACCACCACCTCCGAAGAACTGGTGGACGGATTCCTCGCCTTCTGGCGCAAGAACGATGCCATTCTGCGAGTGGTGACGCTCGGTGCTGCCGAAGGGGACAAGCGGTTCTTCAAGATCCGCATGACCGTCCTCAACTCGGTGGCCAAGCCGCTCACGGATGCCATCAAGGAACTCCAGGCCAAGGGCCAGGCCGACAAGGCGCAGGACGCCGCCGCGACGGCAGGCTCGCTGATCTCGCTGCTCGCTTCGGCGGCCGAGCACCAGAAGGCCTTCACCTCCTGGGGTGTGAAGGTCAAGGACCTGAAGCCCACCCTCGCCCCCCTGGTCTACCTGGGCATCACCGGCAAGAAGCCGCCCAAGTAA